The following are encoded in a window of Microcaecilia unicolor chromosome 7, aMicUni1.1, whole genome shotgun sequence genomic DNA:
- the LOC115475033 gene encoding olfactory receptor 6C3-like — MNHTKVTEFIILGFYELPEMQPLLFLVFLIIYLMCLTGNLLIIFTVCSDSHLHSPMFFFLSNLSFLEICYVTVTVPKLLVVLIAQNKTISFKQCMIQTYLFLACTAAEFYLLTAMAYDRYVAICKPLHYTIIMNRKVCTILVFVSWTIAFLDAVPVATLISQSYFCSSNEINHFFCEIRALMTLSCSGTYVIETITYIEGTLLCFTPFILTILSYVYIISAVLKIHSATSRQKTFSTCSSHFIVVLLFYGTSFGVYMRPKSDYSMDLNKLLTVVYITAIPLLNPLIYSLRNKELKETLWKTTRKTFFLPELIKCCEQHLVATFQR; from the coding sequence ATGAATCACACCAAGGTTACAGAATTCATCATTCTGGGATTCTATGAGTTGCCTGAGATGCAGCCCCtccttttccttgtgtttttaattatttatctGATGTGTTTGACAGGGAACCTTCTTATTATATTCACAGTGTGCTCTGATTCCCATCTGCATAGTCCTATGTTCTTTTTCCTCAGCAACTTGTCGTTCCTAGAAATCTGTTATGTGACTGTCACAGTGCCTAAATTGTTAGTAGTGCTCATAGCACAGAATAAGACCATTTCTTTCAAGCAGTGTATGATACAGACGTACTTGTTCCTGGCATGCACGGCTGCTGAGTTCTACCTTCTCACCGCCATGGCTTATGATCGCTATGTTGCCATCTGCAAACCCTTGCATTATACAATCATCATGAACAGGAAAGTCTGCACTATTCTAGTCTTTGTTTCATGGACAATTGCATTTCTAGATGCAGTCCCAGTGGCCACTTTAATATCTCAATCATATTTCTGTAGCTCCAATGAAAttaaccatttcttctgtgaAATCAGAGCATTGATGACTCTGTCATGTTCAGGGACCTATGTCATTGAAACTATAACTTATATTGAAGGTACACTTCTATGTTTTACCCCATTCATATTAACAATTTTATCATATGTGTACATTATTTCTGCTGTATTAAAAATCCACTCTGCTACAAGTAGACAAaaaaccttttctacctgttcctCTCACTTCATAGTTGTTCTGTTATTTTATGGGACCTCTTTTGGTGTGTACATGAGACCCAAGTCTGATTACTCTATGGATCTTAACAAACTGCTTACTGTAGTGTATATAACTGCAATTCCACTACTTAACCCCTTGATTTATAGTTTGAGAaataaggaactgaaagaaacatTATGGAAAACAACCAGGAAAACTTTTTTTCTTCCAGAATTAATAAAATGCTGTGAACAGCATTTGGTTGCAACATTTCAAAGGTGA